A single window of Ctenopharyngodon idella isolate HZGC_01 chromosome 24, HZGC01, whole genome shotgun sequence DNA harbors:
- the slc25a22a gene encoding mitochondrial glutamate carrier 1: MADKQISLPAKLINGGVAGLIGVTCVFPIDLAKTRLQNQQNGSRLYTSMSDCLIKTIRSEGYFGMYRGAAVNLTLVTPEKAIKLAANDFFRFHLSKDGQKLTLLREMLAGCGAGTCQVIVTTPMEMLKIQLQDAGRIAAQRKLMPQAVTPGGPVEMKSPTAMQLTRELLKEKGIAGLYKGLGATLLRDVPFSIIYFPLFANLNNLGKKDAAGPAPFYVSFVSGCAAGSTAAVAVNPVDVIKTRLQSLTRGSQEDTYSGVMDCIRKILRNEGPTAFLKGAYCRALVIAPLFGIAQVVYFLGVGEYILSHLPKRNN; encoded by the exons ATGGCTGACAAACAGATCAG TTTGCCTGCCAAGCTAATAAACGGTGGTGTGGCCGGACTGATCGGCGTTACCTGCGTGTTTCCCATCGATCTGGCCAAGACTCGCCTTCAGAACCAGCAGAATGGATCCCGTCTCTATACCAGCAT GTCAGACTGCCTTATTAAGACCATCCGGTCGGAGGGATACTTCGGCATGTACAGAG GTGCTGCGGTGAACTTAACTCTTGTCACTCCAGAAAAAGCCATCAAGCTGGCAGCAAACGATTTCTTCAGATTTCACCTCTCTAAGGATGG GCAGAAGCTCACTCTGCTGCGAGAGATGCTGGCCGGCTGCGGGGCGGGAACATGTCAG GTCATCGTTACAACACCGATGGAGATGCTGAAGATTCAGCTGCAAGATGCCGGAAGAATCG cggCTCAGAGGAAGCTCATGCCTCAGGCTGTGACCCCGGGGGGTCCCGTGGAGATGAAGTCCCCCACAGCTATGCAACTCACCAGAGAACTACTGAAGGAAAAGGGCATCGCGGGTCTTTACAAGGGCCTGGGAGCCACGCTGCTCAG GGATGTCCCGTTTTCTATCATTTATTTCCCTCTGTTTGCTAATCTGAATAATCTGGGGAAGAAAGACGCCGCCGGTCCCGCTCCCTTCTACGTCTCTTTCGTATCCGGCTGCGCCGCGGGCAGCACGGCCGCGGTCGCCGTCAACCCTGTAGATG TGATAAAGACGCGGCTGCAGTCGCTCACACGAGGAAGTCAAGAGGACACTTACAGCGGGGTGATGGACTGCATCAg GAAGATATTACGCAACGAAGGTCCCACTGCTTTCCTGAAGGGGGCGTACTGCCGCGCTCTCGTCATCGCGCCGCTCTTCGGCATCGCTCAGGTGGTCTACTTCCTCGGCGTAGGCGAATACATCTTGAGCCATCTTCCCAAACGGAACAACTAA